The Devosia sp. genome segment ACCGCGAATTCTTGTCGTCGAGGACCAGGCCCTGCTGCTGCTCGACCTCGTCGATCAGCTCAACGAACTGGGTTTTGATGCCGTGCCGGCCAGTTCGGCGCGCAGCGCGGCGCATCTGCTCAATGCCCGTTTCGACGCCCTCGTGACCGATATCGAACTGGGTGATGGCCCCAACGGGCTGACGCTGGCGCGCCTGGCCCATGGCCGCAACCCGGCCATGCCCATCGTGGTGGTCTCCGGCGGCGTCACCCCCCGCGCCCGCGACCTGCCGCATGGGGCCCGCTTCGTGCCGAAACCCTATCGCATCGAACATATTCTCTCGGCGCTGGAGCAACAGACGGTCGCCCACGCTGCCTGATCACTTTCCGGTTGATTGGGGAACACCACCGCCCCCTGGACGTTTCTCCCTCACACGCACCAAGTCGAGGAGAGAAAAAATGGATTGGAACCGCATCGAAGGCAGCTGGAAGCAGCTTGCGGGCAAGGCCAAGGAACAGTGGGGCAAGCTCACTGACGATGACATTGCCCAGATCAACGGCAAT includes the following:
- a CDS encoding response regulator, whose product is MTIKPRILVVEDQALLLLDLVDQLNELGFDAVPASSARSAAHLLNARFDALVTDIELGDGPNGLTLARLAHGRNPAMPIVVVSGGVTPRARDLPHGARFVPKPYRIEHILSALEQQTVAHAA
- a CDS encoding CsbD family protein, with the protein product MDWNRIEGSWKQLAGKAKEQWGKLTDDDIAQINGNREQLEGKIQERYGKAKDEVRKEIDDWSGRLH